The following proteins are encoded in a genomic region of Neovison vison isolate M4711 chromosome 12, ASM_NN_V1, whole genome shotgun sequence:
- the BAZ2A gene encoding bromodomain adjacent to zinc finger domain protein 2A isoform X2, whose amino-acid sequence MEANDHFNFTGLPPAPAASGLKPSPSSGEGLYTNGSPMNFPQQGKSLNGDVNVNGLSTVSHTTTSGILNSAPHSSSTSHLHHPSVAYDCLWNYSQYPSANPGNNLKDPPLLSQFSGGQYPLNGILGGSRQPSSPSHNTNLRAGSQEFWANGTQSPMGLNFDSQELYDSFPDQNFEVMPNGPPSFFTSPQTSPMLGSSIQTFAPSQEVGSGIHPDEAAEKELTSVVAENGTGLVGSLELEEEQPELKICGYNGSVPSVESLHQEVSVLVPDPTVSCLDDPSHLPDQLEDTPILSEVSLEPFNPLAPEPVSGGLYGIDDTELMGAEDKLPLEDSPVISALDCPSLNNATAFSLLADDSQTSASIFASPTSPPVLGESVLQDNSFDLNNGSDAEQEEMETQASDFPPPLTQPASDQSSTIQLHPATSPAVPPAASPAISLAVSPAASLEISPEVSPVVSPAVSPEISPVISPAAFPAVSPTSSAALPPVSSEVSLTGSPVTSPKVSPVVSPVSVLPAASSADKDVSTFPETTTDLEEITGEGITASGNGDILRRRIATPEEVRLPLQHGWRREVRIKKGSHRWQGETWYYGPCGKRMKQFPEVIKYLSRNVVHNVRREHFSFSPRMPVGDFFEERDTPEGLQWVQLSAEEIPSRIQAITGKRGRPRNTEKAKTKEVPKVKRGRGRPPKVKIAELLNKTDNRLLKKLEAQETLNEEDKAKMSKIKKKMKQKVRGECQSTIQGQARNKRKQETKSLKQKEAKKKSKAEKEKVKTKQEKLKEKVKREKKEKVKMKEKEEVAKGKSACKADKTLAMQRRLEERQRQQMILEEMKKPTEDMCLTDHQPLPDFSRIPGLILPSGAFSDCLTIVEFLHSFGKVLGFDPAKDVPSLGVLQEGLLCQGDSLGEVQDLLVRLLKAALYDPGLPSYCQSLKILGEKVSEIPLTRDNVSEILRCFLMAYGVEPALCDSLRTQPFQAQPPQQKAAVLAFLVHELNGSTLIINEIDKTLESMSSYRKNKWIVEGRLRRLKTALAKRTGRPEVEMQGPEEGLGRRRSSRIMEETSGMEEDDEEETVATAHGRRGRRDGEVDAIASSIPELERQIEKLSKRQLFFRKKLLHSSQMLRAVSLGQDRYRRRYWVLPYLAGIFVEGAEESLVPEDVIKQEMDSLEVAARPAPSPAPFSLKKELGGSGTSASTPARARGRPRKTKPGSLQPRHLKSPGQGQGSEQPSAQLQPKIQPHPQLQAQPQLQPQPQLQLHPQPQNGFLEPEGSPLSLGQSQHDLSQSAFLSWLSQTQSHGSLLSSSVLTPDSSPGKLDPTPSQPLEEPEPDEAEPIPDSQAPWFSLAQMPCNAAPTPPPAVSEDQPTLSPQQPASSKPMSRPSAASPCSPVQLSSTPLPGMASKRRIGDPGGTSQSLTGAGQPKRRGRPPSKFFKQMEQRYLTQLTAQPVPPEMCSGWWCIQDPETLDATLKALHPRGIREKALHKHLNKHRDFLQEVCLRPSTDPIFEPSQLPAFQEGIMSWSPKEKTYETDLAVLQWVEELEQRVILSDLQIRGWTCPSPDSTREDLAYCEHLPDSQEDITWRGRGREGLAPQRKSTNPLDLAVMRLAALEQNVERRYLREPLWPAHEVVLEKALLSTPSGAPQCTTTEISYEITPRIRAWRQTLERCRSAAQVCLCLGQLERSIAWEKSVNKVTCLVCRKGDNDEFLLLCDGCDRGCHIYCHRPKMEAVPEGDWFCAVCLAQVEGGFTQKPGFPKRGQKRKNSYELNFPEGDGRRRRVLSRGRESPAVPRYSEERLSPSKRRRFSMRNHHSDLTFCEIILMEMESHDAAWPFLEPVNPRLVSGYRRIIKNPMDFSTMRERLLRGGYTSSEEFAADALLVFDNCQTFNEDDSEVGKAGHIMRRFFESRWEEFYQGKQANL is encoded by the exons gTTTGAATGGGGATGTGAATGTTAATGGCTTATCTACTGTATCTCACACTACTACTTCAGGGATTTTGAATTCTGCTCCCCACTCCTCCAGCACCTCACACCTTCATCACCCCAGCGTGGCCTACGACTGTCTCTGGAACTACTCACAGTACCCATCTGCCAATCCTGGCAACAACCTCAAGGAcccaccccttctctcccagttCTCGGGGGGACAATATCCACTCAACGGCATCCTTGGGGGCAGCCGGCAACCTTCATCCCCAAGTCACAACACTAACCTTCGGGCTGGGAGCCAAGAGTTCTGGGCCAACGGTACCCAGAGTCCCATGGGGCTTAACTTCGACTCACAGGAACTGTATGATTCCTTTCCTGACCAGAATTTTGAGGTGATGCCCAATGGACCCCCTAGTTTTTTCACCTCCCCACAGACTTCTCCTATGTTGGGATCCAGCATCCAGACCTTTGCACCCTCCCAGGAGGTAGGCAGTGGTATCCATCCTGATGAGGCGGCAGAAAAGGAGCTGACATCAGTTGTGGCAGAGAATGGCACTGGCTTGGTAGGCAGCCTGGAGCTGGAAGAAGAGCAGCCAG AACTGAAGATATGTGGCTACAATGGCTCTGTCCCTTCTGTGGAATCATTACACCAAGAGGTCTCAGTCTTGGTCCCTGACCCCACAGTGAGCTGCTTAGATGATCCTTCACATCTTCCTGATCAACTGGAAGACACTCCAATCCTCAGTGAAGTCTCTCTGGAGCCCTTCAACCCCCTGGCACCAG AGCCAGTGAGTGGAGGACTCTATGGTATAGATGACACGGAGCTGATGGGTGCGGAGGACAAGCTGCCTCTTGAGGACAGCCCTGTGATTTCTGCCCTTGATTGCCCTTCCCTCAATAATGCCACTGCCTTCAGTCTCCTGGCAGATGACAGTCAAACTTCAGCCTCTATCTTTGCCAGCCCAACCTCTCCACCTGTCCTTGGAGAGTCTGTCCTGCAAG ATAATAGCTTTGACCTGAATAATGGTAGTGATGcagaacaggaagaaatggagacTCAGGCTTCAGACTTCCCACCACCTCTGACCCAGCCAGCCTCTGACCAGTCATCCACAATTCAGCTTCATCCAGCAACTTCACCAGCAGTTCCGCCAGCAGCCTCCCCAGCAATCTCCCTGGCAGTTTCGCCAGCAGCCTCCCTGGAAATCTCTCCAGAAGTCTCCCCAGTGGTTTCGCCAGCAGTCTCCCCGGAAATTTCCCCAGTCATCTCCCCAGCAGCCTTCCCAGCTGTCTCTCCAACTTCCTCAGCAGCTCTCCCACCAGTCTCCTCAGAAGTTTCCTTGACAGGCTCCCCAGTGACCTCCCCAAAAGTGTCCCCTGTAGTTTCCCCAGTATCTGTCCTCCCAGCAGCCTCCTCAGCAGATAAGGATGTCAGCACCTTCCCTGAAACCACCACTGACCTGGAAGAGATCACTGGAGAAGGAATCACTGCTTCTGGTAATG GTGATATCCTGAGGAGACGTATTGCTACCCCAGAAGAAGTTCGTCTTCCCCTCCAACATGG GTGGCGGAGAGAGGTGCGCATCAAGAAGGGCAGCCACCGATGGCAAGGGGAAACATGGTATTATGGTCCCTGTGGGAAGAGGATGAAACAGTTTCCAGAAGTGATCAAG TACCTGAGCCGCAATGTGGTACACAATGTCCGTCGTGAGCACTTCAGTTTCAGTCCCCGTATGCCTGTTGGAGATTTCTTTGAAGAGAGAGACACGCCAGAG GGCTTGCAGTGGGTACAGCTTTCAGCAGAGGAGATCCCATCCCGGATTCAGGCAATTACCGGGAAACGGGGCCGACCTCGAAACACTGAGAAGGCCAAGACTAAGGAAGTCCCCAAGGTGAAACGGGGACGAGGTCGGCCACCCAAGGTCAAAATCGCTGAGCTGCTGAATAAGACAGATAACCGCCTCCTAAAGAAACTGGAGGCCCAAG AAACACTGAATGAGGAGGATAAAGCAAAGATGAGTAAAATCAAGAAGAAGATGAAGCAGAAGGTACGAGGAGAATGTCAGTCTACTATCCAAGGGCAG GCCAGAAACAAGCGGAAACAAGAGACCAAGAGCTTAAAGCAGAAGGAAGCTAAGAAGAAATCCAAG GCTGAGAAGGAGAAGGTaaagacaaagcaggaaaaactgaaggaaaaagtgaaaagggagaagaaggagaaagtaaaaatgaaggaaaaggaggaagtggCCAAAGGCAAGTCAGCCTGTAAAGCTGATAAAACGCTGGCCATGCAGAGGCGCTTGGAGGAGCGGCAGAGGCAGCAGATGATCTTGGAGGAGATGAAGAAGCCCACGGAGGATATGTGTCTGACTGATCACCAG CCCCTACCTGACTTCTCCCGCATCCCTGGTCTGATCCTGCCCAGTGGGGCCTTCTCAGACTGCTTGACCATCGTGGAATTCCTGCACAGCTTCGGCAAGGTGCTAGGCTTTGACCCTGCCAAAGATGTACCCAGCCTGGGGGTCCTGCAGGAGGGACTCCTCTGTCAAGGCGACAGCCTGGGTGAGGTGCAGGATCTGCTGGTTCGGCTCCTTAAGGCTGCGCTCTATGATCCCGGCCTGCCCTCTTACTGTCAG TCCTTAAAGATCTTGGGGGAGAAGGTGTCCGAGATCCCACTGACAAGAGACAATGTGTCTGAGATCCTGCGCTGCTTCCTCATGGCATATGGAGTGGAGCCTGCCCTCTGTGACAGCCTGCGTACCCAGCCTTTTCAGGCCCAGCCCCCGCAACAGAAAGCTGCTGTCTTGGCCTTCCTTGTGCATGAGCTCAACGGCTCAACCCTCATCATCAA TGAGATTGACAAGACTCTGGAGAGTATGTCCAGCTACAGGAAAAACAAGTGGATTGTTGAAGGCCGGCTCCGGAG ACTAAAAACTGCTCTGGCCAAGCGAACTGGGCGGCCTGAGGTAGAGATGCAAGGGCCAGAGGAGGGCCTGGGGCGGAGGCGTAGCTCTCGCATCATGGAGGAGACCAGCGGTATGGAAGAAGACGACGAGGAAGAGACTGTAGCAACTGCCCATGGCCGTAGGGGTCGAAGAGATGGAGAG GTTGATGCCATAGCATCAAGCATCCCAGAGCTAGAGCGCCAGATAGAAAAACTGAGCAAG CGTCAGCTCTTCTTTCGAAAAAAGCTGCTTCACTCATCCCAGATGCTTCGGGCAGTCTCCTTGGGTCAGGACCGCTACAGACGCCGCTACTGGGTGTTGCCCTATTTGGCTGGTATCTttgtggaaggagcagaggagagcTTAG ttcctgaggatgTGATTAAGCAGGAAATGGACTCCTTAGAAGTGGCAGCCCGTCCagcacccagcccagcccccttctccctgaaGAAGGAGTTAGGTGGCTCTGGAACCTCTGCCAGTACTCCTGCCCGGGCCCGAGGCCGACCTCGGAAAACTAAGCCTGGGTCTCTGCAACCTAGGCACCTGAAATCCCCTGGCCAGGGCCAGGGTTCTGAACAGCCCAGTGCCCAGCTTCAGCCCAAGATTCAGCCCCATCCTCAACTTCAGGCTCAGCCCCAGCTCCAGCCTCAACCCCAGCTTCAGCTTCATCCTCAGCCCCAAAATGGGTTTCTGGAGCCAGAAGGCTCCCCCTTGTCTCTGGGTCAGAGCCAGCATGACCTTAGCCAGTCAGCTTTCCTGTCTTGGCTGAGCCAGACTCAGAGccatggctccctgctgagcagctcAGTCCTCACACCTGACAGCAGCCCTGGAAAACTGGACCCAACCCCATCACAGCCCTTGGAGGAGCCAGAGCCTGATGAGGCAGAGCCCATCCCTGATTCTCAAGCTCCCTGGTTTAGCTTAGCCCAGATGCCTTGCAATGCTGCCCCTACACCACCCCCAGCAGTTTCTGAGGACCAACCTACTCTCTCCCCTCAGCAACCTGCCTCCTCCAAGCCA ATGAGTCGACCCAGTGCAGCCAGTCCCTGTTCTCCAGTACAGCTCTCTTCTACTCCCCTGCCTGGGATGGCCTCTAAGAGGCGAATaggagaccctgggggcacatCACAGAGTCTCACAGGGGCAGGACAGCCAAAACGGAGGGGGAGACCTCCCAGTAAATTCTTCAAACAGATGGAACAGCGTTATCTAACCCAGCTGACAGCCCAGCCTGTCCCTCCTG agatgtgctctggctgGTGGTGCATCCAAGATCCTGAGACCCTGGATGCTACCCTCAAGGCCCTGCACCCCCGAGGCATCCGAGAAAAGGCACTTCACAAACACCTCAACAAGCACAGGGACTTCTTACAGGAGGTCTGCCTACGGCCCTCCACTG ACCCCATCTTTGAGCCTAGTCAGCTACCTGCCTTTCAAGAGGGGATTATGAGCTGGTCCCCCAAAGAGAAGACCTATGAGACAGACCTGGCTGTGCTTCAGTGGGTAGAGGAGCTGGAACAACGGGTTATCCTCTCTGATCTGCAGATTCGG GGCTGGACATGTCCCAGCCCAGACTCTACTCGTGAAGACTTGGCCTACTGTGAGCATCTGCCTGACTCCCAGGAGGATATCACCTGGCGAGGTCGAGGTAGGGAAGGACTGGCACCCCAGCGTAAAAGCACCAACCCGCTGGACCTGGCCGTGATGCGCCTGGCTGCTCTGGAGCAGAATGTGGAGCGGCGTTATCTGCGGGAGCCCCTCTGGCCAGCTCATGAGGTCGTGCTGGAGAAGGCCTTGCTCAGCACGCCCAGTGGAGCCCCCCAGTGCACCACTACAGAGAT ATCCTATGAGATCACTCCTCGAATTCGGGCCTGGCGCCAGACACTTGAGCGGTGCCGGAGTGCAGCACAGGTGTGCTTGTGCCTCGGTCAGCTGGAGAGGTCCATTGCCTGGGAGAAGTCGGTCAACAAAGTG ACCTGTCTCGTCTGCCGGAAGGGTGACAATGATGAGTTTCTTCTGCTTTGTGATGGATGTGACCGTGGCTGCCACATTTACTGCCATCGGCCCAAGATGGAGGCTGTCCCAGAAGGAGATTGGTTCTGTGCAGTATGTTTGGCCCAG GTAGAAGGAGGATTcactcagaagcctggtttcccaaAACGAGGCCAGAAGCGGAAAAACAGTTACGAGCTGAACTTCCCGGAGGGTGATGGCCGTCGCCGCCGGGTACTCTCCAGGGGCCGAGAGAGCCCAGCAGTGCCTCGGTACTCAGAAGAAAGGCTGTCCCCCTCGAAGCGGCGGCGATTCTCCATGCGGAACCACCACAGTGATCTCACGTTTTGCGA GATTATCTTGATGGAGATGGAGTCCCATGACGCAGCCTGGCCATTCCTGGAGCCCGTGAACCCACGTTTGGTGAGTGGGTACCGGCGCATCATCAAAAACCCAATGGATTTTTCCACCATGCGGGAGCGGCTGCTCCGGGGAGG GTACACCAGCTCAGAGGAGTTTGCAGCGGATGCACTCCTGGTCTTTGACAACTGCCAGACCTTCAATGAGGATGACTCAGAAGTGGGCAAGGCTGGGCACATCATGCGCCGCTTCTTCGAGAGCCGCTGGGAGGAGTTTTATCAGGGAAAGCAGGCCAATCTGTGA